In Candidatus Hydrogenedentota bacterium, one DNA window encodes the following:
- a CDS encoding aminotransferase class I/II-fold pyridoxal phosphate-dependent enzyme, which produces MHTPIDLRSDTVTRPSPAMRAVMAAAEVGDDVFGDDPSVLRLEAHAAQLLGKEAGLFFPSGTMANLAAAMTQTRAGDTIILSEEAHMLHYEGANVARFAGLLARPLAGTLGKFGPEDVARILVQKDDPHCSPMTLVAMENTVNRGGGACYSLAETEALGQYCRSKGIRLHCDGARLFNAATALGITVAALAAPCHSVSCCLSKGLGAPIGSVLVSDRATIHEARRCRKQLGGGMRQAGTVAAAGLHALEYHVAGLADDHRRAREFRAALEEAGVTFPMPSPTNIVIFHSADPQRQVEELASRGVLMVPFGAGRIRAVFHRDIDDDDLGVAVRHSLAVLTSS; this is translated from the coding sequence ATGCACACCCCCATCGATCTGCGCAGTGACACGGTCACCCGCCCCTCCCCCGCCATGCGCGCCGTTATGGCCGCCGCGGAGGTCGGGGACGATGTATTTGGCGATGACCCGAGCGTCCTTCGGCTGGAAGCCCATGCGGCCCAACTACTTGGAAAGGAGGCCGGACTGTTCTTCCCCTCGGGCACCATGGCCAATCTGGCGGCGGCAATGACCCAGACCCGGGCGGGCGACACGATTATCCTGAGTGAAGAGGCCCACATGCTGCACTACGAGGGGGCCAATGTTGCCCGCTTTGCCGGCCTGTTGGCCCGGCCCCTTGCGGGGACGCTCGGCAAATTCGGCCCGGAGGATGTGGCGCGGATTCTGGTGCAGAAAGACGATCCCCATTGTTCGCCCATGACCCTGGTGGCGATGGAGAATACGGTAAATCGCGGTGGCGGGGCATGTTACTCCCTGGCGGAGACGGAGGCGCTGGGCCAGTACTGTCGAAGCAAGGGGATCCGCCTCCATTGCGACGGCGCGCGGCTATTCAACGCGGCCACGGCGCTGGGCATAACCGTGGCGGCGCTGGCGGCACCGTGCCATTCCGTCAGTTGCTGCCTTTCCAAGGGGCTGGGCGCGCCCATCGGGTCGGTGCTGGTCAGTGATCGTGCGACCATCCACGAGGCGCGTCGATGCAGGAAGCAACTCGGGGGCGGGATGCGCCAGGCGGGTACGGTCGCGGCGGCGGGCCTGCATGCGCTGGAGTATCATGTGGCGGGCCTGGCCGACGATCATCGCCGCGCCCGGGAATTTCGGGCGGCGCTGGAAGAAGCCGGCGTGACCTTTCCCATGCCGTCCCCCACGAACATCGTGATCTTCCATTCCGCCGACCCGCAACGGCAGGTGGAGGAACTCGCAAGCCGGGGCGTGCTGATGGTTCCCTTTGGCGCGGGACGTATCCGCGCGGTGTTCCACCGGGACATCGACGACGACGACCTGGGTGTGGCCGTGCGTCACTCGCTGGCCGTGCTTACTTCTTCCTGA
- a CDS encoding neutral/alkaline non-lysosomal ceramidase N-terminal domain-containing protein, which translates to MSRKKKILIALLLTPIALAMLVVFIAGPWPTYADAKYQSQSYYREALADIAAHAATSEISASPGALQAGWAKRKITPEPGVPLGGYSDRKNDKKSTGIRDDLYVRALALSDGRDIVVLVGSDMLIIPPNLSGAVRERCAAQSGLTGDQILFNASHTHCGPGGFMPGMISAISGGEYDPVLIDFLVVSFVDAIEEARNNLEPASLASGSVQAPEFIRNRVRDGGPVDPELSFLLAKQDDGDLCYLASYSAHPTNFSDDMMEFSAEYPGELMRFIERETRHDAQYLGGAVGSMGPRAPEAPTASERVVAMGQSLAGLILVQDDALVYSNKLDIASAGVPIGMPPFQLRPSETNTNWRLSPILTGFLGLERKGWIHGVRVGNLFFVGMPFDFSGETSVEWKAWAETQGLDLWTLSFCSTYCGYFSPDKYYMDTPLDYETGMMSWFGPNVEAYFTELFHEMVARLGAPAGAQPLG; encoded by the coding sequence TTGTCCCGCAAAAAGAAAATCCTGATCGCGCTGCTGCTGACGCCGATCGCACTCGCCATGCTCGTTGTGTTCATCGCGGGGCCCTGGCCGACCTACGCCGACGCGAAATATCAGTCCCAGTCTTATTACCGCGAAGCCCTCGCCGATATCGCGGCCCACGCCGCCACCAGTGAAATCAGCGCCTCGCCCGGCGCCCTCCAGGCGGGGTGGGCGAAGCGGAAAATTACCCCCGAACCCGGCGTCCCCCTCGGCGGATATTCGGACCGGAAAAATGACAAGAAATCCACCGGGATCCGCGATGACCTCTATGTCCGCGCCCTCGCCCTGAGCGATGGCCGGGACATCGTCGTTCTGGTCGGCTCCGACATGCTCATCATCCCGCCGAACCTGTCCGGCGCCGTGCGCGAGCGATGCGCGGCCCAGTCCGGACTCACGGGCGATCAGATTCTTTTCAACGCCAGCCACACCCATTGCGGTCCGGGCGGTTTCATGCCCGGCATGATCTCCGCCATTTCGGGCGGAGAATACGATCCCGTGCTCATCGATTTTCTCGTGGTGTCCTTCGTGGACGCCATCGAGGAGGCCCGGAACAATCTGGAGCCGGCCTCCCTCGCGTCGGGCAGCGTTCAGGCCCCCGAGTTCATTCGTAATCGCGTTCGGGATGGTGGGCCGGTGGATCCCGAGCTCAGTTTTCTCCTCGCAAAGCAGGACGATGGCGACCTCTGCTACCTGGCGAGTTATTCCGCCCACCCCACCAACTTCAGCGACGACATGATGGAGTTCAGCGCGGAGTATCCCGGCGAGCTCATGCGATTCATCGAGCGGGAAACCCGCCACGACGCCCAGTATCTGGGCGGGGCCGTGGGCTCCATGGGACCCCGTGCTCCAGAGGCGCCGACGGCCTCCGAGCGGGTCGTCGCCATGGGCCAGAGTCTCGCCGGACTGATCCTGGTGCAGGATGACGCGCTGGTCTACTCCAATAAACTCGATATCGCTTCGGCGGGGGTGCCCATCGGCATGCCTCCCTTTCAATTGCGGCCCTCGGAGACCAACACGAACTGGCGGCTGTCTCCCATTTTGACGGGATTCCTCGGCCTGGAGCGAAAGGGGTGGATCCACGGCGTGCGCGTGGGGAACCTGTTCTTTGTCGGCATGCCCTTTGACTTCAGCGGCGAAACGAGTGTGGAGTGGAAGGCGTGGGCGGAAACCCAGGGACTCGATCTGTGGACCCTCAGTTTCTGCTCCACCTATTGCGGCTACTTCTCACCGGATAAATACTATATGGATACCCCCCTCGATTATGAGACCGGCATGATGAGCTGGTTCGGGCCCAACGTGGAAGCCTATTTCACCGAGCTTTTTCACGAGATGGTTGCGCGGCTGGGCGCACCCGCCGGGGCGCAGCCCCTTGGATAG
- a CDS encoding single-stranded DNA-binding protein — MPSPPLPVQIARRLSDACDALAFAPPITHTYNPLVYARLPHELYLRTYARAGVEALLVGMNPGPWGMAQTGVPFGEVSMVRDWLGIVAPVDKPALEHPKRPIEGFACTRSEVSGARLWGWARDQFQTPKRFFSQFFVHNYCPLCFMEQSSRNFTPDKLPRAEQTLLFDACDQALAALVDALKPKAVVGVGAFAESRIRVALPEFHGTIGRILHPSPASPAANRGWAEAANRELRALGLRF; from the coding sequence ATGCCGTCTCCCCCACTTCCCGTGCAGATTGCCCGGCGACTTTCCGATGCCTGTGACGCCCTCGCCTTCGCGCCGCCCATCACCCACACCTACAATCCCCTGGTGTACGCCCGGCTCCCCCACGAACTTTATTTGCGTACCTACGCCCGCGCGGGCGTTGAGGCGCTCCTGGTGGGCATGAACCCCGGCCCCTGGGGCATGGCCCAGACGGGCGTGCCCTTCGGCGAGGTCTCGATGGTCCGCGATTGGCTCGGCATCGTGGCCCCGGTGGACAAACCCGCCCTGGAGCACCCGAAGCGACCCATCGAAGGCTTTGCGTGCACACGGAGCGAAGTTAGCGGCGCGCGCCTCTGGGGCTGGGCCCGCGATCAGTTTCAAACGCCCAAAAGGTTCTTCAGCCAATTCTTCGTCCACAATTACTGCCCCCTCTGCTTCATGGAGCAGAGCAGCCGGAACTTCACTCCGGACAAATTGCCCCGTGCCGAGCAGACGCTCCTTTTTGACGCCTGCGACCAGGCCCTGGCCGCACTGGTCGACGCCCTGAAACCGAAGGCCGTCGTCGGGGTGGGGGCCTTTGCCGAATCCCGAATCCGGGTCGCCCTGCCCGAATTCCACGGTACCATCGGGCGCATTCTTCACCCAAGCCCGGCGAGTCCGGCGGCCAATCGCGGATGGGCCGAGGCGGCAAACCGGGAACTGCGGGCTCTGGGCCTTCGGTTCTAG
- the larE gene encoding ATP-dependent sacrificial sulfur transferase LarE, which produces MKTQSIPAPVQAREESLKALLHGYGTLAIAYSGGVDSAYLACVAHEVLGDRARLVLADSPSIPRSEVRDAVALAEARGWNLTVIPTTEFENEAFLKNDGTRCYYCKSELFTQMDAFAKAHGIEILAYGEIAEDRFDPTRLGARAAREHRVVAPLAEVGLHKEEIRRLSRARELPTWNKASFACLSSRFPTGTRVAPEEMSKVEAAEEVLRGLGFVQYRARHHGAVCRVEIDPVDFPRLLDEATRAAVLSGITRAGYRYVTLDLAGYRTGSTADPPLEG; this is translated from the coding sequence ATGAAAACACAAAGCATCCCCGCCCCGGTACAGGCCAGGGAGGAATCCCTGAAGGCCCTGCTTCACGGCTACGGCACGCTGGCCATCGCCTATTCCGGCGGTGTGGATTCGGCCTATCTGGCCTGCGTCGCCCATGAGGTGCTGGGTGATCGGGCGAGGCTGGTACTGGCCGATTCACCGAGCATCCCCCGCTCCGAAGTGCGCGACGCGGTCGCGCTGGCCGAAGCGCGGGGCTGGAACCTGACGGTGATCCCCACGACCGAGTTTGAGAACGAGGCCTTCCTGAAGAACGACGGCACGCGGTGCTATTACTGCAAGTCGGAGCTCTTCACCCAGATGGACGCCTTTGCAAAAGCCCACGGCATTGAGATTCTCGCCTATGGAGAGATCGCGGAGGATCGTTTCGATCCCACCCGCCTGGGGGCCCGGGCCGCGCGGGAGCACCGGGTGGTGGCGCCGCTGGCGGAGGTGGGCCTGCACAAGGAAGAGATTCGCCGCCTGAGCCGCGCGCGCGAACTGCCCACGTGGAACAAGGCCTCTTTTGCCTGTCTCTCTTCGCGCTTTCCCACGGGGACGCGGGTGGCGCCGGAGGAAATGAGCAAGGTGGAGGCCGCTGAAGAAGTGTTGCGGGGCCTCGGTTTTGTGCAATATCGGGCGCGCCACCATGGCGCCGTCTGCCGGGTGGAAATCGATCCGGTGGACTTCCCCAGATTGCTGGACGAGGCGACGCGCGCGGCGGTGCTTTCGGGAATTACCCGGGCGGGCTATCGCTATGTGACGCTGGATCTGGCGGGCTACCGCACGGGGAGCACGGCGGACCCGCCATTGGAGGGGTGA
- the tadA gene encoding Flp pilus assembly complex ATPase component TadA, translating into MPDLSQVERDKSRAIPLHQVQSELLATLDQSDESGVADAVDILISQGAYHGSSDIHLEPWSDYFSLRYRIDGILQQVALIPREFQPKINARIKVLADLVVYRKDVPQDGRIDFEKTSCGRPLRVSTVPTIKGEKTVIRLLGDTLELYTLETLGFQPKVVSHLREIITRTTGTLLLTGPSSSGKTTTIYALLREMMELQSNTTNIVTIEDPVEYSMDKISQIQINPHVEFTFATALRAILRQDPEIIMVGEIRDLETARMAVRAGLTGHFVISTIHSGTAAGVFTRLLDMGIEPFLVASAVTAVMAQRLVRLNCPECTEAYTPSPGLRERFVPKKQKAVFYRGQGCEACNDIGYRGRATIGELFSVDQEMAEAILHSPTSSFLEELAVKKGMQTMAEDGLDKAFKGITTLDELLRVLPNILD; encoded by the coding sequence ATGCCGGATTTATCACAGGTGGAGCGCGACAAGTCGCGCGCGATCCCCTTGCATCAGGTTCAGAGTGAGTTGCTGGCCACCCTGGACCAGTCGGACGAATCGGGTGTGGCGGATGCGGTGGACATTCTCATCAGCCAGGGGGCCTATCACGGCTCCAGCGACATCCACCTGGAGCCCTGGAGCGACTATTTCTCCCTCCGCTACCGCATCGACGGCATTTTGCAGCAGGTTGCCCTGATTCCCCGGGAGTTTCAGCCCAAGATCAACGCCCGTATCAAGGTGTTGGCCGATCTCGTGGTCTACCGCAAGGATGTGCCCCAGGACGGGCGCATCGATTTCGAAAAGACCTCCTGCGGGCGCCCGCTGCGTGTATCCACCGTGCCCACCATCAAGGGCGAGAAGACGGTAATCCGCCTGCTGGGCGATACCCTTGAACTGTACACGCTGGAAACCCTCGGCTTTCAGCCCAAGGTGGTCAGCCATCTCCGCGAAATCATCACGCGCACGACCGGCACCCTGCTGCTGACCGGGCCGAGTTCCAGCGGCAAGACGACCACCATCTACGCGCTGCTGCGCGAAATGATGGAGCTGCAGAGCAACACCACCAACATCGTGACGATCGAAGATCCGGTGGAATACTCCATGGATAAGATCTCGCAGATCCAGATCAACCCCCACGTGGAGTTCACCTTCGCCACGGCATTGCGCGCGATCCTGCGCCAGGACCCCGAAATCATTATGGTGGGCGAGATTCGCGATCTGGAGACGGCCCGCATGGCCGTCCGCGCGGGGCTCACGGGCCACTTCGTCATCAGTACGATTCACAGCGGCACGGCGGCGGGCGTGTTCACGCGCCTGCTGGACATGGGCATCGAGCCCTTCCTCGTGGCCTCGGCCGTCACGGCGGTCATGGCCCAGCGCCTGGTACGGCTCAACTGCCCCGAGTGCACCGAGGCCTACACGCCCTCGCCGGGACTTCGCGAGCGCTTTGTGCCCAAGAAGCAGAAGGCGGTCTTCTACCGCGGCCAGGGCTGCGAGGCCTGCAACGACATTGGCTACCGCGGCCGCGCCACCATCGGCGAACTCTTCTCGGTGGATCAGGAAATGGCCGAGGCCATCCTGCACTCGCCCACCAGTTCTTTTCTGGAAGAGTTGGCCGTGAAGAAAGGCATGCAGACCATGGCCGAAGACGGGCTCGACAAAGCCTTCAAGGGCATCACGACGCTGGACGAACTGCTGCGGGTATTGCCGAATATTCTGGATTGA
- a CDS encoding Na/Pi cotransporter family protein — MTLALIPSLRTRSLLMLGLLPFLLLAGCAKKDPVVPARLSLDKHASGNDQTALCDQVFGSPLRLVVEGPTEPGLLGGKGERRLAVGVTVHFEIENPGTGARFETNGETAIEAITDASGTASALLRAGKYPGDIMVSASLPAYPDLGSVSFRAVSGVERIGSKLEGHTGGLVGPFGVKLTNPDGSPAPGVEVNFRVSGNSDGAKVAKQRVITDQEGKAETFWTLGNGVQQYFADVEIVDDRPDATLNERFNVRTLTFEAMANNMTHMTLVLFGGLAIFLYGMKLMSDGLQRAADRRLKSILQFMTQNRFMAVVAGTLMTAIVQSSSATTVMTVGFVNAGLMSLTQAIGVIFGANIGTTVTAQIIAFKLDDLAFPAIALGLALMMFVKRQNWNSFGQILLGFGLLFLGMKTMSDILAPLSHSPDFQAWFQMFDCTPEAGGMMPPGKALMCILIGTLTTVVVQSSSATVGLVLALSSQGLIGFYTAVPLILGDNIGTTITANLAAIGTSRNARRAALAHTLFNVFGTIYMYFLFFVPLWGGEPLFLGFVEWITPGEVLHGANENLLRHVANSHTAFNVVNVCVFLGFTGPLARVCQFIIPVLESERDSVLRYLEPKLLSAPAIALEQAVREVVFMVRKGQKSMNESCELLCDDNEKFVDSILAREDVIDKLQHEITSYLVELSRTGLDSDESALIPALVHAVNDAERLGDHAEAQVELHRLLKEMKLKLSADDRQGIRDFQEDLNAEFECIYKTLEEGDADSVANAHRIHKRLKVLMKRLTDEHVRRLDEGNRDVQTGVIYLDALAHLERVGDHLVNIAERSARVLKVTN, encoded by the coding sequence ATGACCCTCGCACTTATTCCTTCCCTTCGCACCCGATCCCTGCTTATGCTCGGGCTACTTCCATTCCTCCTTCTCGCGGGATGCGCAAAAAAAGATCCCGTCGTGCCCGCGCGGCTCTCCCTCGATAAGCACGCCTCGGGCAATGACCAGACCGCCCTCTGCGATCAGGTCTTCGGCAGCCCCCTCCGCCTCGTGGTGGAAGGGCCGACCGAGCCCGGCCTGCTCGGCGGCAAAGGCGAACGCCGCCTCGCGGTCGGGGTAACGGTACACTTTGAAATTGAGAACCCCGGTACGGGCGCGCGATTCGAGACCAACGGCGAAACCGCAATCGAAGCCATTACAGACGCTTCGGGTACCGCAAGCGCCCTCCTGCGCGCGGGCAAGTATCCCGGCGATATCATGGTGTCCGCGTCCCTCCCGGCGTACCCAGACCTCGGCTCGGTCTCCTTTCGCGCCGTGTCCGGCGTGGAGCGTATCGGTTCCAAACTCGAAGGCCACACGGGTGGCCTGGTGGGGCCTTTCGGCGTCAAGCTGACCAACCCGGATGGGTCACCCGCGCCGGGGGTTGAGGTGAACTTTCGCGTTTCGGGCAATTCGGACGGCGCCAAGGTGGCCAAACAACGCGTGATCACCGACCAGGAGGGCAAGGCCGAAACTTTCTGGACGCTGGGCAACGGGGTTCAGCAGTATTTCGCGGACGTTGAAATCGTTGATGACCGTCCCGACGCCACCTTGAATGAACGCTTTAATGTACGCACCCTGACTTTCGAGGCCATGGCCAACAACATGACCCATATGACGCTGGTCCTGTTTGGCGGTCTGGCGATCTTCCTTTACGGAATGAAACTCATGTCGGACGGGCTCCAGCGCGCCGCGGATCGCCGCCTGAAGAGCATTCTCCAGTTCATGACCCAGAATCGATTCATGGCGGTCGTCGCCGGAACGTTGATGACGGCCATCGTGCAGTCTTCCAGCGCCACCACCGTGATGACGGTGGGCTTCGTGAACGCCGGGTTGATGTCGCTTACCCAGGCCATCGGCGTCATCTTCGGCGCAAACATCGGCACCACCGTGACGGCGCAGATCATCGCCTTTAAACTGGACGATCTCGCCTTCCCCGCCATCGCCCTCGGCCTCGCATTGATGATGTTTGTGAAGCGCCAGAACTGGAATTCCTTCGGGCAGATCCTCCTCGGCTTCGGCCTCCTCTTCCTCGGCATGAAGACCATGAGCGACATTCTTGCTCCCCTCAGCCACAGCCCTGATTTCCAGGCCTGGTTCCAGATGTTTGATTGCACGCCCGAAGCCGGGGGCATGATGCCTCCCGGCAAAGCCCTCATGTGCATCCTTATCGGTACCCTCACCACGGTCGTGGTCCAGTCCAGTTCCGCCACGGTAGGCCTCGTGCTCGCCCTGTCCAGTCAGGGCCTCATCGGCTTCTACACCGCCGTACCCCTCATCCTCGGCGACAATATCGGCACGACCATCACCGCCAACCTGGCCGCCATCGGCACCAGCCGCAACGCCCGCCGCGCCGCCCTGGCCCACACGCTTTTCAACGTGTTCGGCACGATCTACATGTATTTCCTTTTCTTCGTACCCCTTTGGGGAGGCGAGCCCCTCTTTCTGGGCTTCGTTGAGTGGATTACGCCCGGTGAAGTGCTTCACGGCGCCAATGAGAACCTGCTCCGCCACGTGGCCAACTCCCACACGGCCTTCAATGTGGTCAACGTGTGCGTTTTCCTTGGATTCACCGGACCGCTCGCCCGCGTCTGCCAGTTCATCATCCCGGTCCTCGAATCCGAGCGCGATTCCGTGCTCCGCTACCTGGAACCCAAACTGCTGAGCGCCCCCGCCATCGCCCTGGAGCAGGCCGTCCGCGAAGTCGTCTTCATGGTCCGCAAAGGCCAGAAATCCATGAACGAAAGCTGCGAGCTCCTCTGCGACGACAACGAAAAATTCGTCGATTCCATCCTCGCGCGTGAAGACGTGATTGACAAGTTGCAGCACGAGATCACGAGCTATCTCGTCGAGCTTTCACGTACCGGTCTCGACTCCGACGAGTCGGCCCTCATTCCGGCCCTGGTCCACGCCGTGAATGACGCGGAGCGACTGGGCGACCACGCCGAAGCCCAGGTGGAGCTCCACCGCCTGCTCAAAGAGATGAAGCTCAAGCTGAGCGCCGACGACCGGCAGGGAATTCGAGATTTCCAGGAAGACCTCAACGCCGAATTCGAGTGCATCTACAAGACCCTGGAAGAGGGCGACGCGGATAGTGTGGCCAATGCCCACCGTATCCACAAGCGCTTGAAGGTGCTCATGAAGCGCCTGACGGACGAGCATGTGCGCCGACTCGACGAGGGCAACCGCGACGTGCAGACCGGGGTGATCTATCTGGACGCCCTGGCCCACCTCGAGCGCGTGGGCGACCACCTGGTGAACATCGCCGAGCGTTCGGCGCGGGTGCTGAAAGTCACCAACTGA
- a CDS encoding twin-arginine translocation signal domain-containing protein has product MNNIELTRRSFLAASAVAAGTLSASPSAVAKPEAGAPFKLEPLGYAFDALEPHIDAKTMEIHHDKHHAAYVTGLNTALEGLDAFKGKSVESILASIADVPEAKRQAVINHGGGHYNHTLFWDILTPGGAKAPGANVAKAIDAACGSFDAFKTQFEDAAKKRFGSGWAWLVAGADGKLEVLSTANQDCPLMSGKTPILGLDVWEHAYYLHYQNRRPDYIAAFWNVINWDKVGERYAAI; this is encoded by the coding sequence ATGAACAATATCGAACTGACCCGACGTTCCTTTCTCGCCGCAAGCGCCGTGGCGGCCGGTACCCTTTCCGCCAGCCCGTCGGCCGTAGCGAAGCCCGAAGCCGGCGCGCCCTTCAAGCTGGAGCCCCTCGGCTACGCCTTCGACGCGCTCGAGCCCCACATCGACGCGAAGACCATGGAAATCCACCACGACAAGCACCATGCGGCCTATGTGACGGGTCTGAACACGGCGCTCGAAGGGCTCGACGCCTTCAAGGGCAAGTCCGTGGAATCCATCCTGGCCAGTATTGCGGACGTGCCCGAAGCGAAGCGCCAGGCCGTCATCAACCACGGCGGCGGCCACTATAACCACACCCTGTTCTGGGACATTCTGACGCCCGGCGGCGCGAAGGCGCCCGGTGCCAATGTGGCCAAGGCCATCGATGCGGCCTGCGGTTCTTTTGATGCTTTCAAGACCCAATTTGAAGACGCCGCGAAGAAGCGCTTCGGCAGCGGCTGGGCCTGGCTCGTCGCCGGGGCCGACGGCAAGCTCGAAGTGCTCAGCACCGCCAATCAGGACTGCCCGCTCATGTCCGGCAAGACCCCCATCCTCGGCCTGGACGTCTGGGAGCACGCCTACTACCTCCATTACCAGAACCGCCGCCCCGACTATATTGCGGCTTTCTGGAACGTGATCAACTGGGACAAGGTCGGCGAGCGCTACGCCGCGATCTAG
- a CDS encoding neutral/alkaline non-lysosomal ceramidase N-terminal domain-containing protein — MIRFKALGITLLVLLASHASGLEAGAAKTRLTVPQGTPLGGYPERMGRESLGEHDGLWSRCLYLDDGTTKVYLVSVDLSHVPRALRDRVVELAAAFAPRENIFLSATGTRNGPGGMDQSLVMRWTSGRYQPETLEIVAQAIVATMETASDQKKRATLGYATAKQQALSRNRFVVDGPADEQIGVIRVDDADGKAISVVAGLSARPELAPESHRYHLSADFPGAFYRFMEEQTTPECVAIFLPGATADQTPGNPENLEGWDRVDAIGRLLAIRAKEAANGMTFRDVTLKTAYLEAPLPPSLAQGVLPASAIFQTLEVDGLQILFIPGEPTAAIALALRDDALANGKTAQFAVGIANEHIGTFISRTNYGDPRYLPAATPFGPDAERWLRDQATALSKEQATAEAPSHPAVKRQDLPGSYAITLRGPGFQRGFQRAVTAREQIAARFNDRVLAPAHDGAIRPSGALWGFWPPMLDPASVALPRLGMEARPMLQGLAGDLLAELEGYAAGAGLPFDGALLVQPAGELSAPDGEPLAAALSGTQFVVTGARAADDTVLVGCNLDWAGAAVPMLTTVEPGEGHNFITLAFDWQVGALTGMNDAGLVLCLARNANLGEAELGGAGAALVIRHELQFTAEYEDAIARLRASTLLRGHQVLVAGQSKKGWRGAVLSFGKSVGVREVEDGVLLGLDPDSGSGDGAAQERYALAAARLGVDTPIGTAEIQQVLAAGSGGEGGPSQPWNAATRYSAVLLPARLSVLAAFPDGQGAPGAYTEFRIKKAARDE, encoded by the coding sequence CTGTCCCACGTGCCCCGGGCCCTTCGCGATCGCGTCGTCGAACTCGCCGCCGCCTTCGCGCCCAGAGAAAACATCTTCCTCAGCGCCACCGGCACCCGCAACGGCCCCGGCGGCATGGATCAGTCCCTGGTGATGCGCTGGACCTCCGGACGATACCAGCCGGAGACCCTCGAAATCGTCGCCCAGGCCATCGTGGCCACCATGGAGACCGCCAGCGACCAGAAGAAAAGAGCAACCCTCGGTTATGCCACCGCAAAGCAGCAGGCACTCTCCCGGAATCGTTTCGTCGTCGATGGGCCCGCCGATGAACAAATCGGCGTGATCCGTGTCGATGACGCCGACGGAAAAGCCATTTCCGTGGTCGCCGGTTTGTCCGCACGGCCCGAACTGGCCCCGGAAAGCCATCGCTACCACCTTTCCGCGGATTTCCCCGGCGCGTTCTATCGGTTCATGGAAGAACAAACCACCCCCGAATGCGTCGCCATCTTCCTTCCCGGCGCAACCGCCGATCAGACCCCCGGTAACCCGGAAAACCTCGAAGGCTGGGATCGCGTCGACGCCATCGGGCGGCTACTCGCCATACGAGCCAAAGAAGCCGCCAATGGCATGACCTTCCGCGATGTGACCCTGAAGACCGCCTATCTCGAAGCGCCCCTGCCCCCATCCCTCGCGCAGGGAGTTCTTCCGGCGTCGGCAATCTTCCAGACCCTCGAAGTTGACGGGCTCCAGATCCTCTTTATTCCGGGCGAACCCACCGCGGCAATCGCCCTCGCGCTGCGCGACGATGCACTCGCCAACGGAAAGACCGCTCAGTTCGCCGTGGGTATCGCCAACGAGCACATCGGAACCTTCATTTCCCGCACCAACTATGGCGACCCGCGCTACCTGCCGGCGGCAACGCCCTTCGGTCCCGATGCGGAGCGGTGGCTCCGCGACCAGGCCACCGCCCTCTCGAAGGAGCAGGCGACTGCCGAGGCGCCGTCTCATCCCGCCGTGAAGCGACAGGACCTGCCCGGCAGCTATGCCATCACCCTTCGCGGTCCAGGTTTCCAGCGCGGATTCCAAAGGGCCGTCACCGCGCGCGAGCAAATAGCGGCGCGCTTCAACGACCGCGTTCTCGCGCCCGCACACGACGGCGCAATTCGCCCGTCCGGCGCACTCTGGGGCTTCTGGCCCCCCATGCTTGACCCCGCATCCGTGGCCTTGCCCCGCCTCGGCATGGAGGCCAGGCCGATGCTCCAAGGCCTCGCCGGAGACCTCCTCGCCGAACTCGAAGGCTATGCCGCGGGCGCCGGGCTTCCTTTCGACGGCGCACTGCTCGTTCAGCCCGCCGGGGAACTGAGCGCACCGGATGGCGAGCCCCTGGCGGCCGCCCTCTCCGGTACGCAGTTCGTCGTCACCGGCGCGCGCGCAGCCGACGACACCGTTCTTGTGGGCTGCAATCTCGATTGGGCCGGTGCGGCCGTTCCCATGCTCACCACCGTCGAGCCCGGGGAAGGACACAACTTCATTACCCTCGCCTTCGACTGGCAGGTCGGTGCACTCACCGGCATGAACGACGCCGGACTCGTCCTGTGTCTCGCCCGCAACGCCAACCTGGGAGAAGCGGAACTCGGCGGCGCCGGCGCGGCCCTGGTCATCCGCCACGAACTTCAATTTACTGCGGAATACGAAGACGCCATCGCCCGCCTGCGCGCGTCGACCCTGCTGCGCGGGCATCAGGTGCTGGTCGCGGGCCAGTCCAAGAAAGGCTGGCGCGGCGCCGTGCTCTCCTTCGGCAAGTCCGTCGGTGTGCGGGAAGTGGAAGACGGCGTGCTCCTCGGCCTCGATCCGGATTCGGGCTCGGGCGATGGGGCGGCACAGGAACGTTACGCCCTCGCCGCGGCCCGGCTCGGTGTGGATACCCCCATCGGAACCGCGGAGATCCAGCAGGTCCTCGCCGCGGGGAGCGGGGGAGAGGGCGGCCCGAGCCAGCCCTGGAACGCGGCCACCCGCTACAGCGCCGTGTTATTGCCCGCCCGATTGTCCGTGCTCGCCGCATTCCCCGACGGACAAGGCGCCCCGGGAGCCTACACGGAATTCCGAATCAAGAAAGCCGCCCGAGATGAGTGA